A single Lactuca sativa cultivar Salinas chromosome 8, Lsat_Salinas_v11, whole genome shotgun sequence DNA region contains:
- the LOC111893292 gene encoding uncharacterized protein LOC111893292 translates to MAFVEWLAFFFFLLPHYLKFNLVLASTSLLTSGWKYGYLEIFLNYISTHVYFQREQVSKPSVGASRRLLQFAVRDAVTTSQSTGLTSEPSLKRLRSVVSTPNEDFQSRPKLRSIARVPKAVAVAIKVVTNAAKDVVKVKPSGNVFDRLGRSVEEDLSDTPHHHHFNEYRGIADEDTQITEATVPTYYDARIASNFAYDNEGYDVVDPRGKMGISQISNESVMSDYSAVDVVDGIGSTNANNNKPRRDQNSSNKMVNASSNVNSGKPSHNPKPRAILETENQKLVEETANSIIVSNGNVSELESQIDSFEVEMEGLSI, encoded by the exons ATGGCTTTTGTAGAATGGCTtgcattctttttctttttgctgCCACATTATCTCAAATTTAATCTGGTTTTAGCTTCTACGTCCTTGTTGACATCTG GGTGGAAATATGGATATTTGGAAATTTTTCTAAATTATATCTCAACACATGTTTACTTTCAGAGAGAGCAAGTTTCTAAACCAAGTGTAGGTGCATCACGAAGGCTACTACAATTTGCAGTGCGAGATGCAGTTACCACATCCCAGTCAACCGGTTTGACTTCAGAGCCATCATTAAAGCGATTGCGGTCTGTGGTTTCTACACCCAATGAAGATTTCCAAAGCCGCCCGAAACTCCGGTCGATTGCCCGAGTCCCCAAAGCCGTGGCTGTGGCCATTAAAGTTGTAACAAATGCTGCTAAAGACGTTGTAAAAGTCAAACCCTCGGGCAACGTGTTTGACCGGCTTGGGCGTAGTGTGGAGGAGGATTTATCAGATACCCCTCACCATCACCACTTCAATGAATATAGAGGTATTGCTGATGAAGATACTCAAATTACAGAGGCTACTGTTCCTACTTATTATGATGCGAGAATAGCATCCAACTTTGCGTATGATAACGAGGGGTATGATGTTGTTGATCCAAGGGGAAAAATGGGTATTTCACAAATTAGTAATGAGTCGGTGATGTCAGACTATAGTGCGGTAGATGTTGTGGATGGGATTGGTAGTACTAATGCTAATAATAATAAACCACGGAGAGATCAGAATTCTTCAAATAAGATGGTGAATGCTTCTTCGAATGTAAATAGTGGAAAACCATCTCATAATCCGAAACCAAGGGCGATTTTGGAAACGGAGAATCAAAAGCTTGTAGAGGAGACTGCCAATTCTATAATTGTTAGCAATGGAAAT GTGTCTGAGCTGGAATCTCAAATCGATagctttgaagttgagatggagGGGCTATCCATTTAG
- the LOC128128148 gene encoding UDP-D-apiose/UDP-D-xylose synthase 2-like: MAASSARVDLDGNTINPFTICMIGAGGFIGSHLCEKLLTETPHTVLAVDVYNDKIKHLLEGPDSLPWAGRIQFHRLNIKNDSRLEGLIKCSDLTVNLAAICTPADYNTRPLDTIYSNFIDALPVVKYCSENNKRLIHFSTCEVYGKTIGSYLPQDSPLRQDPAYYILKEDTSPCIFGPIEKQRWSYACAKQLIERLIYAEGAENGLEFTIVRPFNWMGPRMDFIPGIDGPSEGVPRVLACFSNNLLRREPLKLVDGGESQRTFVYIKDAIEAVLLMIENPARANGHIFNVGNPNNEVTVRQLAEMMTKVSEKGILGK, from the exons ATGGCGGCATCGTCGGCGAGGGTAGATCTGGACGGAAATACGATAAATCCGTTCACAATATGCATGATTGGTGCCGGTGGATTCATTGGCTCACACTTGTGTGAGAAATTGTTGACGGAGACGCCGCACACTGTCTTGGCGGTGGACGTTTACAATGACAAAATCAAACACCTTCTCGAGGGGCCGGATTCCCTTCCTTGGGCTGGTCGCATCCAGTTCCACCGCCTCAACATTAAGAATGATTCGCGCCTCGAAGGTCTTATCAAGTGCTCCGATCTG ACAGTAAATCTAGCCGCGATCTGCACACCGGCGGACTACAATACGCGTCCTCTTGATACGATCTACAGTAATTTCATCGACGCTCTCCCTGTG GTTAAGTACTGTTCAGAGAATAACAAGCGGCTCATTCACTTCTCCACTTGTGAAGTATACGGGAAAACCATTGGTAGCTATCTTCCCCAAGATAGCCCCTTGCGACAG GATCCTGCTTACTATATCCTTAAAGAAGATACATCCCCttgcatttttggcccaattgAGAAACAAAGGTGGTCTTATGCATGCGCAAAACAATTGATCGAGAGGCTAATCTATG CTGAGGGTGCTGAAAATGGCCTTGAATTCACCATTGTTAGACCTTTCAACTGGATGGGCCCTAGGATGGATTTCATTCCAGGGATTGATGGTCCCAGTGAAGGTGTTCCCAGGGTTCTTGCTTGCTTTAGCAAT AATCTTCTCAGACGTGAGCCTTTGAAGCTAGTTGATGGTGGTGAATCTCAAAGGACCTTTGTCTATATCAAGGATGCCATTGAAGCTGTTCTTTTGATGATT GAGAATCCTGCTAGAGCTAATGGTCATATCTTCAATGTTGGAAACCCCAATAATGAAGTTACAGTGAGGCAGCTAGCTGAAATGATGACCAAGGTTAgtgaaaagggtattttgggaaagtaA